A single region of the Pontimicrobium sp. SW4 genome encodes:
- the murG gene encoding undecaprenyldiphospho-muramoylpentapeptide beta-N-acetylglucosaminyltransferase, with protein sequence MSNYKIILSGGGTGGHIYPAISIANELKQRHPNAEFLFVGAKDKMEMEKVPQAGYNIEGLWISGIQRKLTLKNISFPFKLISSLLRSRKIIKQFKPDVVIGTGGFASGPLLQVATSKGIPSLIQEQNSYPGITNKILSKKANIVCVAYDGLERFFPKDKIVKTGNPVRQDLLCIENKANEAKDFFGLKHNKVTLLVLGGSLGARRINELIVKKLDFFQEQNAQIIWQCGKLYYQDYKINGDIKDVQVHAFLNRMDMAYAASDIIISRAGASSVSELCIVGKPVIFIPSPNVAEDHQTKNANAIVNKDGAILIKEADLDVDFENKFSLLNSSKEKQELLSNNIKKLALANATKDIADQVEKLLKSK encoded by the coding sequence ATGAGTAACTATAAAATCATATTATCTGGAGGAGGTACAGGAGGACATATTTATCCTGCAATATCTATTGCAAACGAATTAAAACAGCGTCATCCAAATGCTGAGTTTTTATTTGTTGGTGCAAAAGATAAAATGGAAATGGAAAAAGTGCCACAAGCAGGATATAATATTGAAGGGTTATGGATTTCAGGTATTCAAAGAAAACTAACCTTAAAAAACATATCCTTTCCGTTTAAACTCATTAGTAGTTTGTTGAGATCTAGGAAAATAATAAAGCAATTTAAGCCAGACGTGGTAATTGGTACTGGAGGTTTTGCTAGTGGTCCATTGTTGCAAGTAGCAACTTCAAAAGGTATTCCTAGTCTTATACAAGAGCAGAATTCGTATCCTGGAATTACCAATAAAATATTATCAAAAAAGGCAAATATAGTATGTGTTGCTTATGACGGTTTAGAGCGTTTTTTTCCTAAAGATAAAATTGTAAAAACAGGAAACCCTGTAAGACAAGATTTACTCTGTATAGAGAACAAAGCAAATGAAGCGAAAGACTTTTTTGGGTTAAAGCATAATAAAGTCACACTACTTGTTTTGGGAGGGAGTTTAGGAGCTAGACGAATTAATGAACTGATAGTAAAGAAACTTGATTTTTTTCAAGAGCAAAATGCGCAAATCATTTGGCAATGTGGTAAACTATACTATCAAGATTATAAGATTAATGGAGATATTAAAGATGTACAAGTTCATGCGTTTTTAAATAGAATGGACATGGCTTATGCAGCTTCAGATATTATAATATCCAGAGCAGGAGCGAGCTCAGTATCTGAATTATGTATAGTAGGTAAACCTGTTATTTTTATTCCTTCACCAAATGTTGCCGAAGATCATCAAACAAAAAATGCTAATGCAATTGTTAATAAAGATGGTGCAATTTTGATTAAAGAAGCAGATTTAGATGTCGATTTCGAAAACAAGTTTTCACTGTTGAATAGTTCCAAAGAAAAACAAGAGTTATTAAGTAATAATATTAAAAAATTAGCATTGGCAAATGCAACTAAAGATATAGCAGACCAAGTAGAAAAACTTTTGAAAAGCAAATGA
- the murC gene encoding UDP-N-acetylmuramate--L-alanine ligase produces the protein MNLNSIHNIYFIGIGGIGMSALARYFVAEGKQVAGYDKTKTNLTDELETLGLDIHFEDSISKIPNNFLNPEQTLVVFTPAIPKNHSELNYFKNNNFQVLKRSEVLGLITENTYCLAVAGTHGKTTTSSILGHLLAECGIEMTAFLGGITENYNSNLILKGSKVSVVEADEFDRSFLTLSPDLACITSMDADHLDIYGKKEVLEESFKDFARRLKPNGKLFVKKGLPISGITYAVDEPADYSATNIRVKEGSYVFDVKTPSQHIKDILFNLPGRHNLSNALIALAMAIELGCAPYSLASALASYKGVKRRFTYQIKTEELVFIDDYAHHPEEINAVHQAVREMYPTKEVLVVFQPHLFSRTRDFIEEFASSLSQFDNVLLLEIYPARELPIDGVNSSWLLSKIKNPNKALIKKANIVSEIKNSNAQVIITLGAGDIGVEVDNIKEQLSIAS, from the coding sequence ATGAATTTAAATAGTATACATAATATCTATTTTATTGGCATTGGAGGTATTGGTATGAGTGCGCTTGCAAGATATTTTGTAGCTGAAGGAAAACAAGTTGCTGGTTACGATAAAACTAAAACAAATCTTACGGACGAGTTGGAAACCTTAGGGCTAGACATTCATTTTGAAGATAGTATTAGTAAAATACCTAACAACTTTTTAAACCCTGAGCAGACACTAGTAGTTTTTACGCCTGCGATACCAAAAAATCATAGTGAACTAAACTATTTTAAAAATAACAATTTTCAAGTTTTAAAACGTTCGGAAGTATTAGGTTTAATTACTGAAAACACATATTGTTTAGCAGTTGCTGGTACTCACGGAAAAACAACTACCTCAAGCATTTTAGGTCATTTGTTAGCAGAATGTGGTATAGAAATGACTGCATTTTTAGGAGGAATTACAGAAAATTACAATTCAAATCTCATATTAAAAGGCAGTAAAGTATCAGTGGTTGAAGCTGATGAGTTTGATCGTTCATTTTTAACATTATCACCAGATTTAGCGTGCATTACTTCTATGGATGCCGACCATTTAGATATCTATGGAAAGAAAGAGGTTTTAGAAGAATCGTTCAAAGACTTTGCAAGAAGGTTAAAGCCTAACGGAAAACTGTTTGTAAAAAAGGGACTTCCTATAAGTGGAATTACTTATGCAGTAGATGAACCAGCAGATTATTCTGCAACAAATATTAGAGTTAAAGAAGGGAGCTATGTGTTTGATGTAAAAACACCTAGTCAGCATATTAAAGATATTTTATTTAACCTACCAGGTAGACATAATTTGTCGAATGCATTAATAGCGCTTGCAATGGCTATAGAATTAGGTTGCGCTCCTTATAGCCTTGCCAGCGCATTAGCATCTTATAAAGGTGTAAAACGTAGATTTACTTATCAAATTAAAACAGAAGAATTGGTGTTTATAGATGATTATGCACATCATCCCGAAGAAATTAATGCAGTACATCAGGCTGTAAGAGAAATGTATCCAACTAAAGAAGTGTTAGTGGTTTTTCAACCACATCTGTTTAGTAGAACAAGAGATTTTATTGAGGAGTTTGCATCAAGTTTATCACAATTTGATAACGTTTTGTTGTTAGAGATTTATCCAGCTAGAGAACTGCCAATTGATGGTGTAAATTCAAGTTGGTTGTTGAGTAAAATTAAAAACCCAAATAAAGCTTTGATTAAAAAAGCAAATATTGTTTCAGAAATCAAAAATAGCAACGCACAAGTAATAATCACACTTGGAGCTGGAGATATAGGAGTCGAGGTTGATAATATTAAAGAACAATTGAGTATTGCGAGTTAA
- the ftsA gene encoding cell division protein FtsA, producing the protein MESNNISVGLDIGTTKIVAMIGRKNEYGKAEILGIGKSKSLGVHRGVVNNITQTIQSIQQAVQEAEAASGVKIEEVTVGIAGQHIRSLQHSDYITRSNSEVVIDEDDIDRLINQVHKLVMLPGEEIIHVLPQEYKVDGQAEVKEPIGMYGGRLEANFHVVVGQVSSIRNIGRCVKSAGLELEGITLEPLASANAVLSEDEKDAGVALIDIGGGTTDLAIFRDGIIRHTAVIPFGGNVITEDIKEGCSIIEKQAELLKIKFGSAWPGENKDNEIVSIPGLRGREPKEITLKNLSKIIHARVVEIIEQVYVEIKNYGHEEQKKKLIAGIVLTGGGSQLKHLKQLVEYITGMDTRIGYPNEHLAGDSDDDVTSPLFATAVGLVMDGLKRQEKRRIESVVQATLEANETLQDNEEEQAIEQPRKERKSFLDKLTERVKDFLDNAE; encoded by the coding sequence ATGGAGAGTAATAATATTTCAGTTGGACTAGATATCGGAACCACAAAAATTGTGGCGATGATAGGACGTAAAAATGAATACGGAAAGGCAGAAATTCTTGGTATTGGAAAATCTAAGAGTCTGGGTGTTCATAGAGGTGTAGTGAATAATATTACGCAAACCATACAATCAATTCAACAAGCTGTTCAAGAAGCTGAAGCTGCTTCAGGTGTAAAAATTGAAGAAGTAACTGTCGGTATTGCTGGGCAACATATAAGAAGTCTTCAGCATAGCGATTATATAACAAGATCAAACTCCGAAGTAGTTATTGATGAGGATGATATAGATAGACTCATCAATCAAGTGCACAAATTGGTAATGTTACCTGGAGAAGAAATTATTCATGTATTACCACAAGAATATAAAGTTGATGGTCAAGCTGAGGTGAAGGAGCCTATTGGCATGTACGGAGGGAGACTTGAAGCTAATTTCCATGTAGTGGTTGGTCAAGTATCTTCCATTAGAAATATTGGGAGATGTGTTAAGAGTGCAGGATTAGAGCTTGAAGGGATTACTTTAGAGCCTCTAGCTTCTGCGAATGCAGTTTTAAGTGAAGATGAAAAAGATGCTGGTGTAGCGCTTATAGACATAGGTGGAGGAACAACCGATTTGGCCATTTTTAGAGATGGTATCATTCGTCATACTGCTGTAATTCCTTTCGGAGGAAATGTTATAACGGAAGATATTAAGGAAGGATGTTCAATTATTGAGAAACAAGCCGAATTACTTAAAATAAAATTTGGTTCTGCGTGGCCTGGAGAAAATAAAGATAACGAGATTGTGTCTATTCCAGGATTAAGAGGAAGAGAACCAAAAGAAATTACCTTAAAGAATCTATCAAAGATTATTCATGCTAGAGTCGTAGAAATAATTGAGCAAGTGTATGTTGAAATTAAAAACTACGGTCATGAAGAACAAAAAAAGAAATTAATAGCTGGAATTGTTTTAACAGGTGGAGGAAGCCAATTAAAACATTTAAAGCAACTAGTAGAGTACATTACAGGAATGGATACAAGAATAGGGTATCCTAATGAGCATTTAGCAGGCGATAGTGATGATGATGTAACGAGCCCATTATTTGCTACAGCTGTAGGACTAGTAATGGACGGATTAAAGCGCCAAGAAAAAAGAAGAATAGAAAGTGTTGTGCAAGCTACCCTTGAAGCAAACGAAACACTACAAGATAACGAAGAAGAACAAGCCATTGAACAACCTAGAAAAGAACGAAAATCTTTTCTAGATAAATTAACCGAACGCGTTAAAGATTTTTTAGATAACGCTGAGTAA